Proteins encoded by one window of Halobaculum halobium:
- a CDS encoding flagellin: protein MGLSVSASAGVVFLGVFLAIGIVYPAAANGFEQVTDARHDATDRALEQANTGVDVTNATYDTTTETLVVNATNDGTTTVDVSDATLLVDNEIPASADTTVTVAGDADTDVWLPGETARFEVDLGSAPNRTQVVVDHGVRDATGVEVN from the coding sequence ATGGGCCTCAGCGTTAGCGCCTCCGCCGGCGTCGTCTTCCTCGGCGTGTTCCTCGCGATCGGCATCGTCTATCCCGCCGCGGCCAACGGGTTCGAGCAGGTCACCGACGCGCGCCACGACGCCACAGACCGTGCGCTCGAACAGGCGAACACCGGCGTCGATGTGACGAACGCGACGTACGACACGACCACCGAGACGCTCGTCGTGAACGCCACTAACGACGGGACCACGACCGTAGACGTGAGCGACGCGACGCTGCTCGTCGACAACGAGATCCCCGCGTCCGCGGACACGACGGTCACCGTCGCGGGCGACGCCGACACCGACGTGTGGCTGCCCGGCGAGACCGCGCGCTTCGAGGTCGACCTCGGGAGCGCGCCGAACCGCACGCAGGTCGTCGTCGACCACGGCGTCCGCGACGCGACCGGGGTCGAGGTGAACTGA